The following nucleotide sequence is from Psychroserpens sp. Hel_I_66.
TAAAACCGTTAGAACGAACGATCGTTGGTACAGGATTATTTATAGAATTACCAGTTGGTATAGAAGCTCAAGTTAGACCACGAAGCGGGCTGGCAGCCAAAAAAGGAATCACAGTACTCAATGCTCCAGGAACAATCGATGCAGATTATAGAGGTGAGATAGGCGTGATTTTAGTAAATTTATCTAATGAGGATTTCATCGTAAATAATGGCGAGCGTATTGCTCAATTAGTGATTGCAAAACACGAAAGAGCAGAATGGACTGAAGTAGAACTACTTTCTGAAACCGATCGAGGAGAAGGTGGTTTTGGGAGTACAGGAGTAAAATAATAAAGAATAAATCATGAAAAGCATAAGCGTTTTAATTTGCCTTTTAGTATTTACGTTGAGCAGTGCTCAGGATAACGAAAAAATAAAAAAGATTTCAGATCAAGCTTGTGAATGTATTTCCAAAATTGATATCGATAAAACAAAAAAAGAGAAAAGTGAAGAGATAAAAGTTTGTATCCAATCTGCTAACTTGGGTTATCAAGTCGATAATGATCTGTTAAGTTCTCTAGAAAAATCTATGGACTCTTTAAGCAAGTCTAAAATAAAAACAGACTCTTTAGTTGTTAGTAATGACAAAAATTTTATCATTGATATTTCTGAAAATTATGAAGAAATTGAAGAATATCTCTACAATAACTGTGAGTTTTTAAAAGAGATGTATTTTACCGATAATAAAGCATCAGATAAGTCTTATTCAGAACGAAAAAAAGCAATGAAGTTTTATGAAGAAGGTCAAATAGCCTTTGCAAATGAAGATTATGAAAAAGCCATTACACTTTTTAGAAAAGCGGTAAATAAAGATAAAAACTTTGCTTTTGCTTGGGATAATCTAGGATATAGCTATCGCAAATTGAACAATTTTGATGAAGCTATTTCATGTTATAAAAAATCACTTGCATTAGATCCAAAAGGAAAAATGCCCCTCATGAATATTGCTGTTGCTTATGCGCTCAATGGCGACTTACCAAATGCTTTAAGCGCTTATGAGAACTATAAAATAACTTATGATAATGATCCAGAGGGCTTTTACGGGATAGGCAGGATTCTTTACTTTCAAAAAGATTACGAACCTGCTTTACAAAATATGATCAAGGCATATTACCT
It contains:
- the dut gene encoding dUTP diphosphatase, whose product is MHIKIINKSNHDLPHYETSASAGMDLRASLSASRTLKPLERTIVGTGLFIELPVGIEAQVRPRSGLAAKKGITVLNAPGTIDADYRGEIGVILVNLSNEDFIVNNGERIAQLVIAKHERAEWTEVELLSETDRGEGGFGSTGVK
- a CDS encoding tetratricopeptide repeat protein, producing the protein MKSISVLICLLVFTLSSAQDNEKIKKISDQACECISKIDIDKTKKEKSEEIKVCIQSANLGYQVDNDLLSSLEKSMDSLSKSKIKTDSLVVSNDKNFIIDISENYEEIEEYLYNNCEFLKEMYFTDNKASDKSYSERKKAMKFYEEGQIAFANEDYEKAITLFRKAVNKDKNFAFAWDNLGYSYRKLNNFDEAISCYKKSLALDPKGKMPLMNIAVAYALNGDLPNALSAYENYKITYDNDPEGFYGIGRILYFQKDYEPALQNMIKAYYLYLEMDSPYNIDAQKHIGFIYKEMKELGQLEAFNKIAKENKLQVNIED